One Mercurialis annua linkage group LG3, ddMerAnnu1.2, whole genome shotgun sequence DNA window includes the following coding sequences:
- the LOC126674588 gene encoding origin of replication complex subunit 3 isoform X3: protein MAPSTTVKSADSPPCPATTDITENNLQPFFILHKASSSHTKPSKKANKIPKTRRRIDLSPSEIKNEENLDSEKSENNDDHEFVNKRMEVFETVWSKIESTIIDVLRDLNTSVFDEINRWIKESFNTITSSGTPNFSEATQSFPIVQDITSKQIFTGLVLTKNMEFVDDLLTFQELGVHLKSQGCHVANLSSLDFSMKNGIGGCLRSLLRQLAMVTLDAPDMSILATWYREQGNCCTPVVVIVDDLERCCGSVLSDFILMLSEWVLKIPVILIMGVATTLDVLKNILPLNMLHHLRPCKFILGTPSERMDAIVEAVLVKQCSGFRISHKVATIMRNYFVIQDGTVTSFIRTLKIACAQHFSVEPLSFLLLWYLLEEDTKVLQSENYGLSPENMLKRAFELPSCLRNKVAEQNGDALVHGLSELKKLCSQWSTVVMCLYEAGKRDNIRLLDLFCEALDPESDMLRASGLQKDPTLSPRSQDRNKRILGLKKGGFISQALRKVRDLPTVQLYELLKGWETHSADVPQIHDKVKELLSTLKFDQGKSLKQDVVGVSKRTALRSHLNFEDSKVANEKTVRLAEYMVRNHMKPIECVAFHEIVCFNNVASLQTERQYRAAIGA from the exons ATGGCGCCCTCGACAACGGTCAAATCTGCCGATTCACCGCCTTGTCCGGCCACGACGGACATCACCGAGAACAATCTTCAG CCATTTTTTATTCTGCACAAAGCGTCGTCGTCTCATACAAAACCTAGCAAAAAAGCGAACAAAATACCAAAAACCAGAAGGCGGATCGATTTATCTCCATCAGAAATAAAGAATGAGGAAAACTTAGACAGtgagaaatctgaaaataaCGATGATCATGAATTTGTCAATAAAAGAATGGAAGTTTTTGAGACTGTTTGGTCAAAGATCGAGTCAACTATTATC GATGTATTGAGGGATCTTAACACTAGTGTATTTGACGAAATAAATCGGTGGATTAAAGAGTCTTTTAATACTATCACATCATCTGGAACACCTAATTTTAGTGAAGCAACTCAATCTTTTCCTATTGTGCAAGACATTACTTCGAAACAGATCTTTACTGGACTGGTTCTTACCA AGAATATGGAGTTTGTTGATGATCTACTTACGTTCCAGGAGCTTGGTGTTCATTTAAAGTCTCAAGGATGCCATGTGGCGAATCTCTCTTCATTAGATTTCTCGATGAAAAATGGTATTGGTGGCTGTCTAAGAAGTTTATTAAGACAGCTTGCAATGGTTACCTTGGAT GCCCCTGATATGTCTATCTTAGCAACCTGGTATAGAGAACAAGGAAACTGCTGTACTCCTGTTGTTGTTATTGTAGATGATTTGGAGCGATGTTGTGGATCTGTCTTATCTGATTTTATTCTTATGTTGAG TGAATGGGTATTAAAAATTCCAGTGATTTTAATCATGGGAGTGGCAACAACTCTAGATGTGTTGAAAAATATACTTCCTTTAAATATGCTTCATCATTTGCGCCCTTGCAAATTCATTTTGGGTACCCCATCCGAGAGAATGGATGCAATTGTGGAGGCTGTCCTTGTGAAACAGTGTTCAGGTTTCCGTATAAGTCACAAAGTAGCTACTATTATGAGAAATTACTTTGTAATCCAGGATGGAACTGTAACATCTTTTATAAGAACTTTAAAG ATAGCATGTGCTCAGCATTTTTCTGTGGAACCCCTAAGCTTTTTGCTCCTATGGTATCTTCTTGAAGAGGACACTAAG GTATTGCAGAGTGAAAATTATGGACTATCGCCAGAAAATATGCTGAAGCGTGCTTTTGAGCTTCCATCTTGTCTGAG AAATAAGGTGGCTGAACAGAATGGTGATGCTTTGGTCCACGGGCTGTCAGAATTGAAGAAATTATGCAGTCAGTGGAGTACCGTAGTTATG TGTCTATATGAAGCAGGAAAACGTGATAATATCCGACTGTTAGACTTATTCTGCGAGGCCCTTGATCCAGAGTCAGATATGTTACGGGCCAGCGGGTTACAGAAAGATCCCACACTATCCCCAAGAAGTCAAGATAGGAATAAAAGAATTCTTGGTTTAAAAAAGGGTGGTTTTATCAGTCAAGCACTACGCAAGGTTAG GGATCTTCCAACAGTGCAGCTATATGAGTTGCTTAAAGGCTGGGAAACGCATTCAGCTGATGTCCCTCAG ATCCATGACAAAGTGAAGGAGCTTTTATCAACCTTGAAATTTGACCAAGGCAAGAGTTTGAAACAAGATGTGGTCGGTGTATCCAA GAGAACTGCATTGCGGAGCCATTTGAATTTTGAGGATTCCAAAGTAGCAAATGAGAAAACTGTAAGACTAGCAGAATATATGGTTAG AAACCATATGAAGCCCATTGAGTGCGTAGCTTTTCATGAAATTGTCTGCTTCAACAATGTTGCCAGCCTTCAAACG GAGCGGCAATACCGTGCTGCCATCGGTGCATGA
- the LOC126674588 gene encoding origin of replication complex subunit 3 isoform X1, translating to MAPSTTVKSADSPPCPATTDITENNLQPFFILHKASSSHTKPSKKANKIPKTRRRIDLSPSEIKNEENLDSEKSENNDDHEFVNKRMEVFETVWSKIESTIIDVLRDLNTSVFDEINRWIKESFNTITSSGTPNFSEATQSFPIVQDITSKQIFTGLVLTKNMEFVDDLLTFQELGVHLKSQGCHVANLSSLDFSMKNGIGGCLRSLLRQLAMVTLDAPDMSILATWYREQGNCCTPVVVIVDDLERCCGSVLSDFILMLSEWVLKIPVILIMGVATTLDVLKNILPLNMLHHLRPCKFILGTPSERMDAIVEAVLVKQCSGFRISHKVATIMRNYFVIQDGTVTSFIRTLKIACAQHFSVEPLSFLLLWYLLEEDTKVLQSENYGLSPENMLKRAFELPSCLRNKVAEQNGDALVHGLSELKKLCSQWSTVVMCLYEAGKRDNIRLLDLFCEALDPESDMLRASGLQKDPTLSPRSQDRNKRILGLKKGGFISQALRKVRDLPTVQLYELLKGWETHSADVPQIHDKVKELLSTLKFDQGKSLKQDVVGVSKRTALRSHLNFEDSKVANEKTVRLAEYMVRNHMKPIECVAFHEIVCFNNVASLQTALIGDPRRRIQVDLWEFCNIIKCGCCGRSGNTVLPSVHDSSIMYTLAQEHGDLINLHDWYQSFKSVILSSSSKGKPRTKHSPSPKKRKVTTEPVKPSEASIQARFCKAITELQITGLIRMPGKRRPDYVQRVAFGL from the exons ATGGCGCCCTCGACAACGGTCAAATCTGCCGATTCACCGCCTTGTCCGGCCACGACGGACATCACCGAGAACAATCTTCAG CCATTTTTTATTCTGCACAAAGCGTCGTCGTCTCATACAAAACCTAGCAAAAAAGCGAACAAAATACCAAAAACCAGAAGGCGGATCGATTTATCTCCATCAGAAATAAAGAATGAGGAAAACTTAGACAGtgagaaatctgaaaataaCGATGATCATGAATTTGTCAATAAAAGAATGGAAGTTTTTGAGACTGTTTGGTCAAAGATCGAGTCAACTATTATC GATGTATTGAGGGATCTTAACACTAGTGTATTTGACGAAATAAATCGGTGGATTAAAGAGTCTTTTAATACTATCACATCATCTGGAACACCTAATTTTAGTGAAGCAACTCAATCTTTTCCTATTGTGCAAGACATTACTTCGAAACAGATCTTTACTGGACTGGTTCTTACCA AGAATATGGAGTTTGTTGATGATCTACTTACGTTCCAGGAGCTTGGTGTTCATTTAAAGTCTCAAGGATGCCATGTGGCGAATCTCTCTTCATTAGATTTCTCGATGAAAAATGGTATTGGTGGCTGTCTAAGAAGTTTATTAAGACAGCTTGCAATGGTTACCTTGGAT GCCCCTGATATGTCTATCTTAGCAACCTGGTATAGAGAACAAGGAAACTGCTGTACTCCTGTTGTTGTTATTGTAGATGATTTGGAGCGATGTTGTGGATCTGTCTTATCTGATTTTATTCTTATGTTGAG TGAATGGGTATTAAAAATTCCAGTGATTTTAATCATGGGAGTGGCAACAACTCTAGATGTGTTGAAAAATATACTTCCTTTAAATATGCTTCATCATTTGCGCCCTTGCAAATTCATTTTGGGTACCCCATCCGAGAGAATGGATGCAATTGTGGAGGCTGTCCTTGTGAAACAGTGTTCAGGTTTCCGTATAAGTCACAAAGTAGCTACTATTATGAGAAATTACTTTGTAATCCAGGATGGAACTGTAACATCTTTTATAAGAACTTTAAAG ATAGCATGTGCTCAGCATTTTTCTGTGGAACCCCTAAGCTTTTTGCTCCTATGGTATCTTCTTGAAGAGGACACTAAG GTATTGCAGAGTGAAAATTATGGACTATCGCCAGAAAATATGCTGAAGCGTGCTTTTGAGCTTCCATCTTGTCTGAG AAATAAGGTGGCTGAACAGAATGGTGATGCTTTGGTCCACGGGCTGTCAGAATTGAAGAAATTATGCAGTCAGTGGAGTACCGTAGTTATG TGTCTATATGAAGCAGGAAAACGTGATAATATCCGACTGTTAGACTTATTCTGCGAGGCCCTTGATCCAGAGTCAGATATGTTACGGGCCAGCGGGTTACAGAAAGATCCCACACTATCCCCAAGAAGTCAAGATAGGAATAAAAGAATTCTTGGTTTAAAAAAGGGTGGTTTTATCAGTCAAGCACTACGCAAGGTTAG GGATCTTCCAACAGTGCAGCTATATGAGTTGCTTAAAGGCTGGGAAACGCATTCAGCTGATGTCCCTCAG ATCCATGACAAAGTGAAGGAGCTTTTATCAACCTTGAAATTTGACCAAGGCAAGAGTTTGAAACAAGATGTGGTCGGTGTATCCAA GAGAACTGCATTGCGGAGCCATTTGAATTTTGAGGATTCCAAAGTAGCAAATGAGAAAACTGTAAGACTAGCAGAATATATGGTTAG AAACCATATGAAGCCCATTGAGTGCGTAGCTTTTCATGAAATTGTCTGCTTCAACAATGTTGCCAGCCTTCAAACG GCTTTAATTGGAGATCCAAGAAGAAGGATTCAAGTTGATCTTTGGGAATTTTGTAATATAATCAAGTGCGGTTGTTGTGGCAGGAGCGGCAATACCGTGCTGCCATCGGTGCATGATTCCTCTATTAT GTATACTTTAGCTCAAGAGCACGGGGATCTTATTAATCTTCACGACTGGTATCAATCCTTCAAGTCGGTAATTCTTAGCTCCAGCAGTAAAGGGAAACCTCGGACAAAGCATTCTCCATCgccaaagaaaagaaaagttacAACTGAACCTGTCAAACCAAGCGAAGCATCAATTCA AGCAAGGTTTTGCAAGGCAATAACAGAGCTCCAGATTACAGGACTTATTCGAATGCCTGGGAAAAGGCGGCCAGATTATGTCCAGAGAGTGGCCTTTGGATTGTAG
- the LOC126674588 gene encoding origin of replication complex subunit 3 isoform X2 — MAPSTTVKSADSPPCPATTDITENNLQPFFILHKASSSHTKPSKKANKIPKTRRRIDLSPSEIKNEENLDSEKSENNDDHEFVNKRMEVFETVWSKIESTIIDVLRDLNTSVFDEINRWIKESFNTITSSGTPNFSEATQSFPIVQDITSKQIFTGLVLTKNMEFVDDLLTFQELGVHLKSQGCHVANLSSLDFSMKNGIGGCLRSLLRQLAMVTLDAPDMSILATWYREQGNCCTPVVVIVDDLERCCGSVLSDFILMLSEWVLKIPVILIMGVATTLDVLKNILPLNMLHHLRPCKFILGTPSERMDAIVEAVLVKQCSGFRISHKVATIMRNYFVIQDGTVTSFIRTLKIACAQHFSVEPLSFLLLWYLLEEDTKSENYGLSPENMLKRAFELPSCLRNKVAEQNGDALVHGLSELKKLCSQWSTVVMCLYEAGKRDNIRLLDLFCEALDPESDMLRASGLQKDPTLSPRSQDRNKRILGLKKGGFISQALRKVRDLPTVQLYELLKGWETHSADVPQIHDKVKELLSTLKFDQGKSLKQDVVGVSKRTALRSHLNFEDSKVANEKTVRLAEYMVRNHMKPIECVAFHEIVCFNNVASLQTALIGDPRRRIQVDLWEFCNIIKCGCCGRSGNTVLPSVHDSSIMYTLAQEHGDLINLHDWYQSFKSVILSSSSKGKPRTKHSPSPKKRKVTTEPVKPSEASIQARFCKAITELQITGLIRMPGKRRPDYVQRVAFGL, encoded by the exons ATGGCGCCCTCGACAACGGTCAAATCTGCCGATTCACCGCCTTGTCCGGCCACGACGGACATCACCGAGAACAATCTTCAG CCATTTTTTATTCTGCACAAAGCGTCGTCGTCTCATACAAAACCTAGCAAAAAAGCGAACAAAATACCAAAAACCAGAAGGCGGATCGATTTATCTCCATCAGAAATAAAGAATGAGGAAAACTTAGACAGtgagaaatctgaaaataaCGATGATCATGAATTTGTCAATAAAAGAATGGAAGTTTTTGAGACTGTTTGGTCAAAGATCGAGTCAACTATTATC GATGTATTGAGGGATCTTAACACTAGTGTATTTGACGAAATAAATCGGTGGATTAAAGAGTCTTTTAATACTATCACATCATCTGGAACACCTAATTTTAGTGAAGCAACTCAATCTTTTCCTATTGTGCAAGACATTACTTCGAAACAGATCTTTACTGGACTGGTTCTTACCA AGAATATGGAGTTTGTTGATGATCTACTTACGTTCCAGGAGCTTGGTGTTCATTTAAAGTCTCAAGGATGCCATGTGGCGAATCTCTCTTCATTAGATTTCTCGATGAAAAATGGTATTGGTGGCTGTCTAAGAAGTTTATTAAGACAGCTTGCAATGGTTACCTTGGAT GCCCCTGATATGTCTATCTTAGCAACCTGGTATAGAGAACAAGGAAACTGCTGTACTCCTGTTGTTGTTATTGTAGATGATTTGGAGCGATGTTGTGGATCTGTCTTATCTGATTTTATTCTTATGTTGAG TGAATGGGTATTAAAAATTCCAGTGATTTTAATCATGGGAGTGGCAACAACTCTAGATGTGTTGAAAAATATACTTCCTTTAAATATGCTTCATCATTTGCGCCCTTGCAAATTCATTTTGGGTACCCCATCCGAGAGAATGGATGCAATTGTGGAGGCTGTCCTTGTGAAACAGTGTTCAGGTTTCCGTATAAGTCACAAAGTAGCTACTATTATGAGAAATTACTTTGTAATCCAGGATGGAACTGTAACATCTTTTATAAGAACTTTAAAG ATAGCATGTGCTCAGCATTTTTCTGTGGAACCCCTAAGCTTTTTGCTCCTATGGTATCTTCTTGAAGAGGACACTAAG AGTGAAAATTATGGACTATCGCCAGAAAATATGCTGAAGCGTGCTTTTGAGCTTCCATCTTGTCTGAG AAATAAGGTGGCTGAACAGAATGGTGATGCTTTGGTCCACGGGCTGTCAGAATTGAAGAAATTATGCAGTCAGTGGAGTACCGTAGTTATG TGTCTATATGAAGCAGGAAAACGTGATAATATCCGACTGTTAGACTTATTCTGCGAGGCCCTTGATCCAGAGTCAGATATGTTACGGGCCAGCGGGTTACAGAAAGATCCCACACTATCCCCAAGAAGTCAAGATAGGAATAAAAGAATTCTTGGTTTAAAAAAGGGTGGTTTTATCAGTCAAGCACTACGCAAGGTTAG GGATCTTCCAACAGTGCAGCTATATGAGTTGCTTAAAGGCTGGGAAACGCATTCAGCTGATGTCCCTCAG ATCCATGACAAAGTGAAGGAGCTTTTATCAACCTTGAAATTTGACCAAGGCAAGAGTTTGAAACAAGATGTGGTCGGTGTATCCAA GAGAACTGCATTGCGGAGCCATTTGAATTTTGAGGATTCCAAAGTAGCAAATGAGAAAACTGTAAGACTAGCAGAATATATGGTTAG AAACCATATGAAGCCCATTGAGTGCGTAGCTTTTCATGAAATTGTCTGCTTCAACAATGTTGCCAGCCTTCAAACG GCTTTAATTGGAGATCCAAGAAGAAGGATTCAAGTTGATCTTTGGGAATTTTGTAATATAATCAAGTGCGGTTGTTGTGGCAGGAGCGGCAATACCGTGCTGCCATCGGTGCATGATTCCTCTATTAT GTATACTTTAGCTCAAGAGCACGGGGATCTTATTAATCTTCACGACTGGTATCAATCCTTCAAGTCGGTAATTCTTAGCTCCAGCAGTAAAGGGAAACCTCGGACAAAGCATTCTCCATCgccaaagaaaagaaaagttacAACTGAACCTGTCAAACCAAGCGAAGCATCAATTCA AGCAAGGTTTTGCAAGGCAATAACAGAGCTCCAGATTACAGGACTTATTCGAATGCCTGGGAAAAGGCGGCCAGATTATGTCCAGAGAGTGGCCTTTGGATTGTAG
- the LOC126674845 gene encoding protein CDI, with protein sequence MTMVNGELHTVDTNGSITNDNKSFKFFVGYDPREDIAYQVCRHSIMKRSSIPVEINPIVQSELRKKNLYWRERNQLESTEFSFTRFLTPYLAGYDGWAVFVDCDFLYLADVKELNDLIDDKYAIMCVQHDYTPKETTKMDGAVQTVYPRKNWSSMVLYNCGHPKNKSLTPEVVNTQTGAYLHRFQWLDDEDIGSIPFLWNFLEGHNKVVEGDATTSPKAIHYTRGGPWFDAWKNCEFADLWLKEMEEYKNENANKKVSDN encoded by the coding sequence ATGACCATGGTCAATGGTGAGCTTCACACTGTGGATACAAATGGAAGCATTACAAATGATAACAAATCTTTTAAGTTCTTTGTGGGTTATGATCCGCGAGAAGATATCGCGTATCAGGTTTGTCGCCATTCGATCATGAAGCGATCTTCAATTCCTGTAGAGATTAACCCGATTGTTCAGTCGGAACTTAGGAAGAAAAACCTTTATTGGCGTGAGAGAAATCAATTGGAGAGCACGGAGTTTTCGTTCACTCGGTTCTTGACTCCGTACTTGGCCGGCTATGATGGTTGGGCGGTGTTTGTTGATTGTGATTTCCTGTATTTGGCTGATGTTAAGGAGTTGAATGATTTGATTGATGATAAATACGCTATTATGTGTGTGCAACATGACTATACCCCGAAAGAGACCACGAAAATGGATGGAGCGGTGCAAACTGTTTATCCTAGGAAGAATTGGTCTTCGATGGTGTTGTACAATTGTGGGCATCCGAAGAACAAGTCGTTGACTCCTGAAGTTGTGAATACACAAACCGGAGCGTATCTCCACCGTTTTCAGTGGCTTGACGATGAAGACATTGGCTCAATTCCGTTTTTGTGGAATTTTCTCGAGGGGCATAACAAGGTTGTGGAAGGTGATGCCACGACTTCTCCAAAAGCAATTCATTATACTCGCGGAGGACCATGGTTTGATGCGTGGAAGAACTGTGAATTTGCAGACTTGTGGTTGAAGGAAATGGAAGAATACAAGAATGAGAATGCAAACAAGAAGGTCAGTGACAATTAA
- the LOC126673878 gene encoding tocopherol O-methyltransferase, chloroplastic: MSIILHPPHSPFQPIGHRSTTTCPTSSSFSNHPSSFCSRNFSSPSSRSRFSRVIVAAVTTPNDMEKKPVDTDNTLLKKGIAELYDESSGVWEDIWGEHMHHGFYDTDKDSDSDLSNHRAAQIRMIEEALRFAGVSGNF; the protein is encoded by the coding sequence ATGTCTATAATATTGCATCCTCCACACTCTCCATTTCAACCAATCGGCCATCGTTCCACCACCACGTGCCCcacttcttcttccttttctaATCATCCGTCGTCGTTTTGCTCTCGCAATTTTTCGTCTCCTTCCTCCCGTAGCCGCTTTTCACGTGTTATCGTTGCGGCGGTTACTACTCCCAACGACATGGAGAAGAAGCCAGTGGATACGGATAACACGCTGCTTAAAAAAGGTATAGCTGAGCTATACGACGAGTCGTCTGGTGTATGGGAAGATATTTGGGGAGAGCATATGCATCATGGCTTCTACGATACTGATAAGGATTCTGATTCCGATCTTTCTAATCATAGAGCCGCTCAGATCCGTATGATCGAGGAAGCTCTCCGCTTCGCCGGCGTTTctggtaatttttaa
- the LOC126675383 gene encoding uncharacterized protein LOC126675383 isoform X2, giving the protein MTSRRDGIPRGHKGKSFQVEGPNWILIAGGALLSTLSVRLGYKLKQTLDSKQQTNARNEKSSDRRRTGGCHMHLNTYSFTQDDDGCYNCISGNEGMKHRQSDQMLSESDGGLPLVTVSGPEFTKENGVMWVSSPDRLELPPKPFHHSNCSDSPCVSESGSDIFSKREVIQKLRQQLKRRDDMIMEMQDQILELQNSLNAQLSHSTDLQSQLEAANRDLFDSEREIQRLRKAIADHCVKHVAPNEKPPSVPIWPSEVRNGHANGYLNGDSSFELPEKGKGDGERVEMLKREVGDLKEVIEGKEFLLQSYKEQKTELAMKIKELQQRLDSQLPNIL; this is encoded by the exons ATGACATCTAGAAGAGATGGAATCCCTAGAGGTCACAAGGGAAAAAGTTTTCAGGTGGAGGGTCCAAATTGGATTCTTATTGCAGGTGGTGCGTTATTAAGTACATTGTCAGTACGCCTTGGTTACAAGCTCAAGCAGACACTGGATTCGAAGCAACAGACAAATGCTA gGAATGAGAAATCATCTGATAGAAGGAGGACAGGAGGTTGCCATATGCATCTAAACACGTATTCTTTTACACAAGATGATGATGGTTGCTACAACTGCATATCTG GGAATGAAGGCATGAAGCACCGGCAGAGTGACCAGATGCTGTCTGAATCTGATGGTGGTCTTCCTTTGGTAACAGTTTCTGGTCCAGAATTTACCAAGGAGAATGGTGTTATGTGGGTATCATCTCCTGATCGTCTCGAATTGCCTCCAAAGCCATTTCACCATTCAAATTGCTCTGACTCACCATGTGTCTCAGAATCTGGCTCCGACATCTTCAGCAAGAGAGAAGTGATACAGAAGTTGAGGCAACAGTTAAAGAGACGAGATGACATGATAATGGAGATGCAGGATCAGATTTTGGAGTTGCAGAATTCATTAAATGCTCAGCTGTCCCATTCTACAGATTTGCAATCACAACTTGAAGCAGCTAACAGAGATTTGTTTGATTCCGAGAGAGAAATTCAGCGGCTGAGGAAGGCAATTGCTGATCACTGTGTTAAACACGTGGCCCCCAATGAAAAGCCTCCGTCAGTCCCTATATGGCCATCTGAAGTCAGAAATGGACATGCAAACGGTTATTTAAATGGAGATAGCAGTTTTGAGTTGCCTGAAAAGGGGAAGGGCGACGGTGAGAGAGTTGAGATGCTAAAGAGGGAAGTAGGAGATTTAAAAGAAGTAATAGAAGGGAAGG
- the LOC126675383 gene encoding uncharacterized protein LOC126675383 isoform X1 — protein MTSRRDGIPRGHKGKSFQVEGPNWILIAGGALLSTLSVRLGYKLKQTLDSKQQTNASNTLKGNEKSSDRRRTGGCHMHLNTYSFTQDDDGCYNCISGNEGMKHRQSDQMLSESDGGLPLVTVSGPEFTKENGVMWVSSPDRLELPPKPFHHSNCSDSPCVSESGSDIFSKREVIQKLRQQLKRRDDMIMEMQDQILELQNSLNAQLSHSTDLQSQLEAANRDLFDSEREIQRLRKAIADHCVKHVAPNEKPPSVPIWPSEVRNGHANGYLNGDSSFELPEKGKGDGERVEMLKREVGDLKEVIEGKEFLLQSYKEQKTELAMKIKELQQRLDSQLPNIL, from the exons ATGACATCTAGAAGAGATGGAATCCCTAGAGGTCACAAGGGAAAAAGTTTTCAGGTGGAGGGTCCAAATTGGATTCTTATTGCAGGTGGTGCGTTATTAAGTACATTGTCAGTACGCCTTGGTTACAAGCTCAAGCAGACACTGGATTCGAAGCAACAGACAAATGCTAGTAATACTCTAAAAG gGAATGAGAAATCATCTGATAGAAGGAGGACAGGAGGTTGCCATATGCATCTAAACACGTATTCTTTTACACAAGATGATGATGGTTGCTACAACTGCATATCTG GGAATGAAGGCATGAAGCACCGGCAGAGTGACCAGATGCTGTCTGAATCTGATGGTGGTCTTCCTTTGGTAACAGTTTCTGGTCCAGAATTTACCAAGGAGAATGGTGTTATGTGGGTATCATCTCCTGATCGTCTCGAATTGCCTCCAAAGCCATTTCACCATTCAAATTGCTCTGACTCACCATGTGTCTCAGAATCTGGCTCCGACATCTTCAGCAAGAGAGAAGTGATACAGAAGTTGAGGCAACAGTTAAAGAGACGAGATGACATGATAATGGAGATGCAGGATCAGATTTTGGAGTTGCAGAATTCATTAAATGCTCAGCTGTCCCATTCTACAGATTTGCAATCACAACTTGAAGCAGCTAACAGAGATTTGTTTGATTCCGAGAGAGAAATTCAGCGGCTGAGGAAGGCAATTGCTGATCACTGTGTTAAACACGTGGCCCCCAATGAAAAGCCTCCGTCAGTCCCTATATGGCCATCTGAAGTCAGAAATGGACATGCAAACGGTTATTTAAATGGAGATAGCAGTTTTGAGTTGCCTGAAAAGGGGAAGGGCGACGGTGAGAGAGTTGAGATGCTAAAGAGGGAAGTAGGAGATTTAAAAGAAGTAATAGAAGGGAAGG